One region of Chanodichthys erythropterus isolate Z2021 chromosome 24, ASM2448905v1, whole genome shotgun sequence genomic DNA includes:
- the LOC137014919 gene encoding olfactomedin-4-like, whose amino-acid sequence MPIFSISNMSQSNMFILMVIIPLILSQSAKGKDCVCELQSSDPAFPENKLLNVEFTVSQCNGNITSEKITEIDSLVLGLQQRIWQLLDNVSMLEKEDNGNLYAAVSLRIIELELVEIQDLLNKLNRTTYKYQLLSEQTSAELQDMEDTMEELEKFDHTQVMLKQRENQRIKRDLEWCKDALNSTTPAPTLSPGHCGLGRMVSVSGPRTYSLTVYGTSYAYGAWGRDANPAPGDENKYWLVVLSSSNVHGNFIRQYNTLSTLILGIGPTDTYISSSNPTTNTIQGPNMVMYGNTLYYNCYNTYSVCQFNMTTRAVSTVALPNDAGYNNKFPFAHLGTTYIYTDMDFATDESGVYVIYASTSNFGNVVISKVETSDPPVLSQTWSTSLHKKTVTNTFMVCGVLYATRYLDKEIEEIFYTYDTKTNEERYDLRIHIKKMQPNIKYMNYNPRDHLLYVYSDAYIVTYVFQEVQ is encoded by the exons ATGCCAATCTTTTCTATCTCAAACATGAGTCAGTCAAACATGTTCATTTTGATGGTCATCATTCCTCTAATTTTGTCACAG TCAGCGAAAGGGAAGGACTGTGTGTGTGAGCTGCAAAGTTCTGATCCTGCTTTCCCTGAGAATAAACTCTTGAACGTTGAGTTCACTGTTTCACAATGCAATGGGAACATCACTTCAGAAAAG ATAACAGAGATTGACAGCCTTGTGTTGGGTCTACAACAACGTATCTGGCAGCTTCTGGACAATGTGTCCATGCTGGAAAAAGAAGACAACGGAAATCTGTACGCAGCCGTGTCTCTACGCATTATTGAATTGGAGTTAGTGGAGATTCAAGACCTTCTGAACAAACTCAACAGGACCACCTACAAATACCAGCTTCTCAGTGAACAGACTTCTGCAGAG CTTCAGGATATGGAGGACACAATGGAGGAGCTTGAGAAGTTTGACCACACGCAGGTGATGTTGAAACAGCGTGAGAACCAGCGTATTAAGAGGGACCTGGAATGGTGCAAAGATGCGCTCAATAGTACAACACCAGCTCCTACACTTTCCCCAG GTCACTGTGGTCTGGGCCGTATGGTCAGTGTATCAGGACCTAGAACGTATTCCCTCACTGTGTATGGAACTTCTTATGCTTACGGTGCTTGGGGTCGAGATGCAAATCCTGCTCCAGGAGACGAGAACAAGTACTGGCTGGTGGTGCTGTCAAGCAGTAATGTACATGGCAACTTTATCCGCCAGTACAATACATTGAGTACTCTTATATTAGGTATAGGACCAACAGATACATATATATCAAGCTCCAACCCCACAACAAACACAATTCAGGGGCCAAACATGGTCATGTACGGCAACACGCTCTACTATAACTGTTACAACACATACTCCGTCTGTCAGTTCAACATGACGACTCGTGCTGTCAGTACTGTGGCTTTACCTAATGATGCAGGTTACAACAACAAGTTTCCTTTCGCACACCTCGGCACCACGTATATCTATACAGATATGGATTTTGCCACAGATGAATCAGGCGTCTATGTTATATACGCGTCCACAAGCAACTTTGGAAATGTGGTTATCAGTAAAGTTGAGACTAGCGACCCGCCTGTTTTGAGCCAAACATGGTCCACTTCTCTTCACAAAAAGACCGTCACAAACACCTTCATGGTGTGTGGTGTGCTTTATGCTACTCGTTACCTGGATAAAGAAATAGAAGAGATCTTTTACACTTATGACACCAAAACCAATGAAGAGCGCTACGATTTGAGAATTCACATTAAGAAGATGCAGCCTAATATTAAGTATATGAATTATAACCCCCGAGATCATTTGCTGTATGTCTACAGTGATGCCTACATTGTGACATATGTGTTTCAGGAagttcaatga
- the LOC137014997 gene encoding olfactomedin-like, whose translation MFVNLLLLTVIATVEAQRVPGLQKTDSCLCKINNSIWTFPAVQFVEVTKQVQTCEENLNEFEEKLRNTDAELPLMRANLQNITARLKAFNYLRTSGLYNALHLRQLNQELEEIHQIVNEAHMENPNNETHNLLSELNKAKHDVQRMYKDDFFNLENMKKRLRNLNNRAQACKTIPNNFRSTCHQRIMTRISSPSLTKLNSFSKSYISGAWGRDALLTNKERYWEHCLVSGHKHGNTIRIYNSHEDFMSNKNYKDEPIASSYSDKNAVQGSGTILYDNTVFYQCYSTAEICSFNITTKATKRMKLDAAGIDNKFPFCYYSCRDWTDIDLEADQDAVWVIYATEENHGNIVVSRLDPLELNITHTWKTHLFKRSVTSTFMVCGVLYATRFVSTYQEEVFYAFDTTTGQEINTLSLPFEKVSAGIANLNHNPVDGKLYLYNDAYLLAYDTFF comes from the exons ATGTTCGTCAACCTGCTGCTCCTCACAGTCATC GCGACTGTTGAAGCTCAGAGAGTTCCAGGTCTACAGAAGACAGATTCAtgtttgtgcaaaataaacaactCTATCTGGACCTTCCCTGCTGTACAGTTTGTGGAAGTTACAAAACAGGTCCAGACCTGTGAGGAgaatctgaatgaatttgaggaaAAG TTGAGGAACACAGATGCAGAACTGCCGTTGATGAGAGCCAATCTTCAGAACATCACAGCCCGTCTGAAAGCATTTAATTACCTTCGCACAAGTGGACTGTACAACGCCCTTCACCTGCGACAGCTGAACCAGGAACTTGAGGAAATCCATCAAATTGTCAATGAAGCACACATGGAGAACCCCAACAACGAGACACATAACCTGCTAAGTGAG TTAAATAAGGCAAAACATGATGTCCAGAGGATGTACAAAGATGATTTCTTCAACCTGGAGAACATGAAGAAGAGGTTACGTAACCTCAACAACCGAGCACAGGCTTGCAAGACCATACCAAACAATTTCAGAA GCACTTGTCATCAGCGTATCATGACCAGAATAAGTTCTCCAAGTCTCACCAAGCTCAATTCCTTTAGCAAGTCCTATATTTCTGGTGCCTGGGGTCGTGATGCCCTACTAACCAATAAGGAACGTTATTGGGAACACTGTTTGGTGAGTGGACACAAGCATGGGAACACAATCAGGATTTACAACTCACATGAAGACTTCATGTCCAACAAGAACTACAAAGATGAACCGATAGCATCATCCTACAGTGACAAAAATGCCGTTCAGGGCTCTGGCACTATACTGTACGACAATACCGTATTTTACCAATGCTACAGCACTGCTGAAATCTGCAGCTTCAACATTACAACAAAAGCAACCAAACGTATGAAACTGGATGCTGCCGGAATCGACAACAAGTTCCCTTTCTGCTACTACAGCTGCCGTGACTGGACAGACATCGACCTGGAAGCTGATCAAGACGCTGTGTGGGTGATATATGCTACAGAGGAGAACCACGGCAACATTGTTGTGAGCCGCTTAGATCCGCTGGAGCTCAATATCACACATACCTGGAAGACACATCTCTTTAAGAGGTCTGTCACCAGCACGTTTATGGTGTGCGGGGTCCTGTATGCTACACGCTTTGTTAGCACTTACCAAGAAGAGGTGTTTTATGCTTTCGATACAACCACTGGCCAAGAGATAAACACTCTTTCTTTGCCTTTTGAGAAGGTTTCTGCTGGAATAGCCAATCTCAACCACAATCCTGTTGATGGGAAACTCTACTTGTATAATGATGCCTATCTTTTAGCATATGATACTTTCTTCTGA
- the si:dkeyp-50b9.1 gene encoding uncharacterized protein si:dkeyp-50b9.1, producing the protein MEGCVVRHHIVHFMGDLTAQPIIINFHQLFQTRDAPAILPTIRNEDVLRAVVALLDTSLPDVGPRDVHETVHYPGIRTIILSRDHADVLEDYRGRTSRNKRTDVSPMPCKTTDRPNSTLKLLAELYSDSEEDPEETSEETPEVETSNSWSWERFCEGLQEFVEGVRDRKERRAVQGEDGKIPPSAIGVESLIVAAACYEVKLLSTGETVLQLSLLAVRKRHWRRGIGSYIMELLKTQSAVGQYDALVAHVDTDAIGFFKRHEFTDDLLLNDKFKELKDDWTNSILMSYLPPFTTDIKMRNPVFSLSLRELEMDMDMARSQALSAYQQQVMCVTRLLKEVKTLREQIGLQREEVDRLNSKLELEKRKRHDVENRFLMYRLKNAQKLLGSNDSDSDDQEQTDQEHSKPGTEKQEQAQSEEPLIQTPEGAGGC; encoded by the exons ATGGAGGGATGTGTGGTCCGTCACCACATTGTTCATTTCATGGGTGATTTAACTGCTCAGCCCATCATAATCAACTTCCACCAACTCTTCCAAACCAGAGATGCTCCTGCAATTCTGCCTACG ATAAGGAATGAGGATGTTCTTCGGGCTGTGGTGGCTCTGTTGGACACATCCTTGCCTGATGTCGGCCCCAGAGACGTGCACGAAACAGTGCACTACCCTGGGATACGTACTATTATTTTATCACGGGACCATGCAG ATGTTTTAGAGGACTATAGGGGCAGGACTTCCAGAAACAAGAGGACAGATGTGAGCCCAATGCCCTGTAAAACAACAGACAGACCCAATTCCACACTCAAGCTGCTTGCTGAGCTATACAGCGACTCTGAAGAGGATCCAGAGGAAACCTCAGAGGAGACGCCAGAAGTGGAGACAAGTAACAG TTGGTCTTGGGAGCGATTCTGTGAAGGCCTACAGGAGTTTGTGGAAGGAGTGAGGGATAGGAAAGAAAGAAGAGCAGTACAAGGAGAAGACGGAAAGATCCCTCCATCCGCCATAGGAGTTGAATCTCTGATCGTGGCTGCTGCTTGCTATGAAGTCAAGCTACT GTCTACAGGAGAAACGGTGCTTCAGCTGTCTCTTTTGGCTGTTAGGAAACGCCACTGGCGCCGTGGGATTGGCAGCTACATTATGGAG CTGCTGAAGACTCAGTCTGCAGTAGGACAATATGATGCACTTGTTGCTCACGTTGACACAGATGCAATAGGTTTCTTCAAACGACACGAGTTCACAGACGACCTCCTCCTCAATGACAAGTTCAA AGAGCTGAAAGATGACTGGACCAACAGTATTCTCATGAGCTACCTGCCACCCTTTACTacag ACATAAAGATGAGAAATCCTGTTTTCTCCCTGAGTTTACGAGAGTTGGAGATGGACATGGATATGGC AAGGTCACAGGCTCTCAGTGCATATCAGCAACAGGTTATGTGTGTCACCAGGCTACTCAAAGAAGTCAAAACCTTACGTGAACAG ATAGGTCTACAACGTGAGGAAGTGGACCGTCTCAACTCCAAACTAGAACTCGAAAAACGAAAGAGGCATGATGTAG AAAACAGGTTCTTGATGTACAGGCTGAAGAATGCACAAAAACTGTTAGGCAGTAATGACTCAGACTCAG ATGATCAGGAACAGACTGACCAGGAGCATTCAAAACCAGGAACAGAAAAGCAAGAACAAGCACAGTCTGAAGAACCTTTAATCCAGACACCAGAGGGCGCTGGAGGCTGCTGA